From a region of the uncultured Desulfatiglans sp. genome:
- a CDS encoding hypothetical protein (Evidence 5 : Unknown function), translated as MGCCSSAAARRLQDQARKIQNQPKIVNKSFLCSLENREEKEEAAATANAASIHSAKKLKFRREQPKNTLVHVHHSLS; from the coding sequence ATGGGATGCTGCTCATCTGCCGCAGCCAGGCGGCTACAGGATCAGGCCAGAAAAATACAAAATCAACCAAAAATTGTCAATAAATCCTTCCTCTGCTCCCTTGAAAACAGGGAAGAAAAAGAAGAGGCCGCAGCGACAGCGAATGCAGCTTCAATCCATAGTGCAAAAAAGCTAAAGTTCCGGCGTGAACAGCCGAAAAATACACTAGTGCATGTCCATCACAGTCTTTCATGA
- a CDS encoding Nitrogen fixation protein AnfA (fragment) has product MNHVFNALLEDDQEQGSVGVSPKSSRAASLAFGSLVGQCGQMQAVYSLVRKVARTDSTVIIYGESGTGKELVARAIHETSDRRDKAFVAINCGAIPENLLESELFGHVRGAFTGATTNKPGKFEMADGGTIFLDEIGDMSPELQVKLLRVLETRSFEPVGGNRSYKVDVRVLAATHRDLRDAIAKGRFREDLFYRLHVIPVTLPPLRERRNDIPLLVEHFVAHFNAAKGMSIAGIRSDALERLVDYHWPGNVRELKNMMERLTILRGQGEIDLSDLPDKFLAMSSAEAKFVPQIEFSEEGICLNTAVTEFEKALILQSLQKTQWVKNKAAKLLHLNRTTLVEKIKRHQLQPCC; this is encoded by the coding sequence TTGAACCACGTTTTCAATGCATTGCTGGAGGATGATCAAGAGCAGGGATCAGTGGGTGTTTCGCCCAAGTCGTCCCGTGCTGCTTCGCTAGCTTTCGGATCCTTGGTCGGCCAATGTGGCCAGATGCAGGCGGTTTACAGCCTTGTGCGCAAAGTTGCCCGAACCGATTCCACTGTGATCATATACGGAGAGAGCGGAACGGGTAAGGAACTTGTAGCACGGGCGATTCATGAGACATCCGATAGGAGAGACAAGGCCTTTGTGGCGATTAATTGCGGTGCCATTCCGGAGAATCTCCTGGAAAGCGAACTCTTCGGTCATGTGAGAGGGGCTTTCACGGGCGCGACCACGAACAAGCCCGGAAAATTTGAGATGGCTGACGGCGGAACGATTTTTCTGGACGAAATTGGAGATATGAGTCCCGAACTGCAGGTCAAACTCCTGCGGGTTCTTGAAACTCGTTCCTTCGAGCCTGTCGGTGGAAACCGCTCTTACAAGGTCGATGTACGTGTCTTGGCGGCTACCCATCGGGATTTAAGGGACGCTATTGCCAAGGGCCGTTTCAGAGAAGATCTGTTTTACCGCCTGCACGTCATTCCCGTCACCCTGCCGCCTCTGCGCGAGCGGAGGAATGATATCCCTTTGCTGGTGGAGCATTTCGTAGCGCACTTCAACGCTGCCAAAGGAATGAGTATCGCCGGTATCCGGTCGGACGCCCTCGAACGTCTGGTGGATTACCACTGGCCCGGGAATGTCCGGGAACTCAAGAATATGATGGAACGTCTGACAATTCTCCGGGGGCAAGGGGAAATCGATCTATCCGATTTGCCTGACAAATTTCTTGCCATGTCATCTGCCGAGGCAAAGTTTGTTCCGCAGATTGAGTTTTCAGAGGAAGGGATTTGTTTGAATACAGCAGTGACCGAGTTTGAAAAGGCGTTGATACTCCAGTCGCTTCAGAAAACGCAGTGGGTGAAGAACAAGGCGGCGAAGCTCCTGCACTTGAATCGCACAACACTCGTCGAAAAGATCAAACGCCACCAGTTGCAGCCGTGCTGCTGA
- a CDS encoding hypothetical protein (Evidence 5 : Unknown function), translating to MEGHIFMSNFSYIGFIIDEKNLKMVHRLPIPCIG from the coding sequence ATGGAAGGTCATATATTTATGAGCAATTTCTCTTATATCGGGTTCATCATCGACGAAAAGAATTTGAAAATGGTCCATCGACTTCCTATACCTTGCATCGGATAG
- a CDS encoding hypothetical protein (Evidence 5 : Unknown function), protein MYNYRKQNISIRSALKGNGGLILEPEIGPVLLCKMQMQPPRELKRHKLGKSISHSISNDLRR, encoded by the coding sequence GTGTACAACTATAGGAAACAAAACATTTCAATAAGATCGGCATTAAAAGGCAATGGAGGTCTTATCCTTGAACCTGAAATAGGTCCGGTCCTCTTGTGTAAAATGCAAATGCAACCGCCTCGTGAACTGAAACGGCATAAACTGGGAAAAAGCATCTCGCACTCCATATCCAATGACCTTCGCCGTTAA
- a CDS encoding putative Flagellar M-ring protein (Evidence 3 : Putative function from multiple computational evidences): MASTLHSKFSSAIASFKSLSHTRRVVLLGLTAAAAMSIIWLMVWVNTPDFQVLYGNLAQEDAAAVVSRLKAQKIPFEIAAQGRTVLVPAERLYELRLDLASQGLPQGSGVGFEIFDNTKLGMTEFVQNVNYQRALQGELARTIAGFSEVESCRVHIVMPSQSLFLDQEESATASIVLKIREGCQLSQNQIQGIIHLVSSSVSRLAPKDVTVVDNFGKILGRDSESSDMRRVSSDQLEYQVRVEKNLENRIKTMLSTVLGPEKAIVRVSCLMDFRHEEKTAEQYQPDAVAVRSEQYHNSGSAGADASVVDVPLGVDSIDQEERKKKSEPTAGAGSERQSRVVNYEVSKVISHVVEPVGRIKRVSVAVVVDGTYRPSKNAPDDAQTEYVPRSQAELERMEALIKRVVNFDADRGDQVEVANMPFEFRGQPETEETSAFSRWVRWLEPLGMYSKYVIAVLILLFAYRLVVRPVIRWLTASYGGEMDLQVLKQLPMTVKELEDGYGRSSTVGSAASNRALEAITRDRDRSLQLMREWLKEGQAGTPNS, from the coding sequence ATGGCATCTACACTGCATTCCAAGTTTTCATCGGCGATTGCTTCCTTCAAGTCCCTCAGCCACACCAGACGGGTGGTTCTGCTGGGTCTGACGGCGGCGGCGGCCATGTCCATTATATGGCTCATGGTTTGGGTCAACACCCCCGATTTTCAAGTCCTTTATGGGAATCTCGCTCAGGAGGACGCTGCCGCCGTCGTCAGTCGCCTCAAAGCGCAAAAGATTCCTTTCGAGATTGCGGCGCAAGGACGCACTGTTTTAGTGCCTGCCGAGCGGCTCTATGAGCTCAGACTCGATCTGGCTTCTCAAGGATTGCCGCAGGGCTCGGGGGTTGGTTTTGAAATCTTTGATAACACGAAGCTCGGGATGACCGAATTTGTTCAGAACGTGAATTATCAAAGGGCCCTCCAGGGGGAATTGGCCAGAACCATTGCGGGTTTCAGTGAAGTGGAAAGCTGCAGGGTGCATATCGTCATGCCCTCCCAATCCCTTTTCCTGGATCAGGAGGAGTCGGCCACCGCCTCCATAGTGTTGAAAATCCGTGAAGGATGCCAGCTCAGCCAGAATCAGATTCAAGGAATCATCCACCTTGTTTCTTCCAGTGTGTCGCGGCTGGCCCCTAAAGACGTGACGGTGGTCGACAACTTTGGCAAGATCCTCGGCAGGGACAGCGAATCTTCGGACATGCGGCGTGTCAGTTCCGACCAGCTCGAATACCAGGTGAGGGTGGAGAAGAATCTCGAGAATCGGATCAAGACGATGCTGTCCACGGTCCTGGGACCCGAAAAGGCCATCGTACGCGTTTCCTGTCTCATGGATTTCAGGCATGAGGAAAAAACCGCGGAACAGTACCAACCCGATGCCGTGGCGGTGCGCAGTGAGCAATATCATAATTCCGGGTCTGCAGGGGCCGATGCAAGCGTTGTCGATGTCCCCCTTGGAGTGGATTCGATCGATCAAGAAGAGAGAAAGAAGAAGTCGGAGCCAACCGCTGGTGCCGGGTCCGAGAGGCAGAGCCGCGTAGTGAATTACGAGGTCAGCAAGGTCATCAGCCACGTGGTCGAACCAGTGGGGCGTATCAAACGCGTCTCTGTAGCGGTGGTGGTGGACGGGACTTACCGCCCATCGAAGAATGCACCCGATGATGCGCAGACGGAATACGTACCTCGCAGTCAGGCGGAACTCGAGCGAATGGAGGCCCTGATCAAACGGGTCGTGAATTTCGATGCGGATCGCGGGGACCAGGTGGAGGTAGCCAACATGCCTTTCGAGTTTCGTGGTCAGCCGGAAACTGAGGAGACGAGCGCTTTTTCACGCTGGGTGCGATGGCTTGAACCTTTAGGTATGTATTCGAAATACGTTATTGCGGTTCTGATACTGTTGTTTGCTTACCGGTTGGTTGTCCGTCCGGTTATACGCTGGCTCACAGCCAGCTACGGCGGAGAGATGGATCTCCAGGTTCTAAAGCAGCTGCCCATGACCGTCAAGGAGCTGGAAGACGGGTACGGACGCAGCTCAACGGTTGGTTCCGCGGCTTCGAACCGGGCGCTGGAGGCAATTACGAGAGATCGGGATCGATCGCTACAGTTGATGCGTGAATGGCTGAAGGAAGGGCAGGCCGGGACTCCGAATAGCTAG
- a CDS encoding putative Flagellar motor switch protein FliG (Evidence 3 : Putative function from multiple computational evidences): protein MNPRHLPGSLKVAILIHSMGHEAARHILDSLQAQERELVKQHLDQMGAIAPEVVDRVAEEFAEMLSRIQPSAPPSLGLRGMDRQADVVEDPRLPNLRAVECLGSEVVSDLLKDEHPQTIAIVLSHITTELASSVMQHLPDETRREVALRIAGTEKFLAAMVNEIDQILGEIMQSKDSGTSRNVSGVDRLAEMLNLMEGSLSEALISNIEESDPDLAAAIKQKMFVFEDLVLVDDRGLQKLLRRIESKELAVALKAASEAVKDKIFNNMSERAGEMVREDIEALGPVRMKEVENAQQTITKIIQELEEKGELVISGRRGEKIVG, encoded by the coding sequence ATGAATCCAAGACATTTGCCTGGTTCATTGAAAGTCGCCATCTTGATCCATTCCATGGGTCATGAGGCGGCTCGCCACATCTTGGACAGTCTCCAGGCGCAGGAACGCGAACTGGTCAAGCAGCATCTGGATCAAATGGGTGCAATTGCGCCCGAGGTGGTGGATCGTGTAGCAGAAGAATTTGCAGAGATGCTGAGCCGTATTCAGCCTTCAGCCCCACCGTCGCTTGGTTTGAGGGGAATGGACCGCCAGGCGGATGTCGTGGAAGACCCCCGTCTCCCGAATCTCAGAGCGGTGGAGTGCCTCGGTTCGGAAGTCGTTTCCGACCTTCTCAAAGATGAACATCCGCAGACCATCGCTATCGTGCTTTCACACATTACGACCGAATTGGCCAGCAGCGTGATGCAACACCTGCCGGACGAGACGAGACGGGAAGTGGCGCTGCGTATCGCAGGGACTGAAAAATTCCTTGCTGCTATGGTGAACGAAATCGATCAGATTCTTGGCGAAATTATGCAAAGCAAGGATAGCGGCACCTCAAGGAACGTGAGCGGCGTCGATCGGTTGGCCGAGATGCTCAACCTTATGGAAGGCAGTTTGAGCGAGGCGCTTATCAGTAATATCGAGGAGTCTGATCCGGATTTGGCGGCCGCGATCAAACAAAAGATGTTTGTCTTCGAAGATCTGGTTCTTGTGGATGATCGTGGTTTGCAGAAGCTTCTGCGCCGGATCGAGTCGAAAGAATTGGCTGTTGCGTTGAAGGCGGCCTCGGAGGCGGTTAAGGACAAAATTTTTAATAACATGTCCGAAAGGGCGGGTGAAATGGTTCGTGAGGATATTGAAGCCCTCGGTCCGGTCCGGATGAAGGAAGTAGAAAACGCACAGCAGACCATTACCAAGATCATTCAGGAACTGGAAGAGAAAGGAGAGTTGGTGATCAGTGGGCGCAGAGGGGAAAAGATCGTTGGATAA
- the fliE gene encoding Flagellar hook-basal body complex protein FliE has translation MKIIPLLHTERLSVLQNPGSTEKVQQPGTGFACAFKSALAHVNQLQKTADTAAVDLAAGRREDIHQTMIAIEKADVTFRLIMQIRNKVVAAYEEVMRMQV, from the coding sequence ATGAAGATCATCCCTCTCTTGCATACAGAAAGGCTTTCGGTCCTTCAAAATCCTGGTTCAACCGAGAAAGTGCAACAGCCGGGCACAGGTTTCGCTTGTGCCTTTAAATCGGCCCTCGCACATGTCAATCAACTACAGAAAACGGCGGATACGGCGGCCGTAGATCTGGCTGCCGGGAGACGAGAGGACATCCACCAAACCATGATCGCTATCGAGAAGGCAGATGTCACTTTCAGACTCATTATGCAGATCCGCAACAAGGTAGTCGCGGCCTATGAAGAAGTGATGAGGATGCAGGTTTAG
- the flbD gene encoding Transcriptional regulatory protein FlbD, which translates to MRRATILLVGGDSELWSQVDRVLGRTGCEVQRVAAGKDAAARVAETPCLGVLVDTATAGMPCSELIKTVNGVAAEIPVVFTARQRTVSEAMEVMRAGAEDYLGRPIDSRHLVALVERWRSRGHHDMRPEVNRDRHSGFDDCREIVTRDPAFLNTLKVAENIALSPATVLIYGESGTGKELLARFIHERSDRREGPFVAVNCAALPDGLAESELFGHEKGAFTGALNRKLGRFELADGGTLVLDEISETPLPIQAKLLRALQEQIIDRVGGSTPISVNVRVIAITNQDLAVAVEEGRFREDLFYRVNVIPLMIPPLRERPLDIPLLARYFIEHYADRVGRPAPRLSSEVKEHLVKREWKGNVRELENTIQRGILLCQEEVVLPEHLLLEGPFKSFSTGKYMVEAGLSMREMERRLILATLQNVNGNRTHAARMLGISIRTLRNKLREYRDRGLVLAENSGAAVGMG; encoded by the coding sequence ATGCGGAGGGCGACGATCCTTCTTGTTGGTGGCGATTCTGAGCTTTGGAGCCAGGTTGACAGGGTGCTGGGCCGAACCGGTTGCGAGGTGCAGCGGGTGGCGGCAGGCAAGGACGCTGCCGCCAGAGTGGCTGAGACGCCCTGCTTGGGTGTCCTCGTTGATACTGCGACGGCCGGAATGCCCTGTAGTGAATTGATCAAGACCGTCAATGGAGTGGCGGCTGAGATTCCGGTTGTTTTTACGGCCCGGCAGAGAACCGTGTCCGAGGCGATGGAAGTGATGCGGGCGGGGGCCGAGGACTATCTTGGGAGGCCTATTGATTCCCGGCATTTGGTCGCTTTGGTCGAGCGGTGGCGCAGCCGGGGGCATCACGATATGCGACCCGAGGTGAACCGGGATCGTCACAGCGGCTTTGACGATTGCCGGGAGATTGTCACACGTGACCCCGCTTTTTTAAATACCTTGAAAGTCGCCGAAAACATCGCCCTCAGTCCAGCGACGGTCCTTATTTATGGGGAGAGCGGCACCGGCAAGGAACTGCTGGCTCGGTTCATCCATGAAAGAAGTGACCGCCGCGAAGGTCCCTTCGTGGCGGTCAACTGCGCCGCGCTGCCAGATGGTCTGGCGGAGAGCGAACTTTTCGGTCATGAGAAAGGCGCGTTTACGGGGGCGTTGAATCGCAAGTTGGGGCGGTTCGAGCTGGCCGATGGTGGCACGCTTGTCCTGGACGAGATCTCCGAGACACCTCTGCCCATTCAGGCCAAATTGCTCCGTGCCCTGCAGGAACAGATCATTGACCGGGTCGGAGGCAGCACTCCGATATCGGTGAATGTGAGGGTGATCGCCATTACCAACCAGGACCTCGCAGTGGCAGTGGAGGAAGGTCGCTTCCGGGAAGATCTTTTCTACCGTGTCAATGTTATCCCGCTGATGATTCCGCCTTTGAGGGAGCGCCCCTTGGATATCCCCCTCCTGGCCCGCTATTTCATTGAGCATTACGCCGACAGGGTGGGTCGGCCGGCGCCGCGCCTTTCCTCTGAGGTCAAGGAACATCTTGTGAAGCGGGAGTGGAAAGGGAACGTGCGCGAACTCGAAAACACCATTCAGCGCGGGATCTTGTTGTGTCAGGAAGAGGTCGTTCTGCCGGAACACTTATTGTTGGAAGGTCCCTTCAAAAGTTTTTCTACCGGCAAGTACATGGTCGAGGCGGGCTTGTCGATGAGAGAGATGGAACGGCGACTGATTTTGGCCACGCTTCAAAATGTCAACGGTAACCGTACCCATGCGGCCCGGATGCTGGGAATCAGTATCCGAACACTGCGGAATAAACTTAGGGAATACCGGGATCGCGGGCTGGTCCTAGCCGAGAATTCCGGAGCGGCGGTGGGGATGGGTTGA
- the flgC gene encoding Flagellar basal-body rod protein FlgC gives MDFLNALQISASGLSAQRMRINLITSNLANADTTSTAEGGPYKRKDVILGAFPVSRENDFRDVMSREVENAMAEVKVVGIVAYERAPRMKYAPGHPDANGAGYVAMPNINVIEEMANMMVAARSYEANLTAIQTTKSMAAKALEIGR, from the coding sequence ATGGATTTTTTAAACGCCCTGCAGATCAGCGCTTCCGGATTAAGTGCCCAAAGAATGCGTATTAATTTGATTACAAGCAACTTGGCCAATGCTGATACGACCTCCACGGCTGAAGGTGGCCCGTATAAACGAAAGGATGTGATTCTGGGGGCTTTCCCGGTGAGCAGGGAGAATGATTTCAGAGATGTCATGTCCCGTGAGGTCGAAAATGCAATGGCCGAGGTGAAAGTGGTGGGAATTGTCGCCTATGAAAGGGCGCCCCGGATGAAATATGCGCCTGGCCATCCGGATGCGAACGGCGCGGGTTATGTAGCCATGCCGAACATCAACGTGATCGAAGAGATGGCGAATATGATGGTGGCCGCACGCAGTTATGAAGCGAATCTGACGGCCATCCAGACCACTAAAAGCATGGCCGCCAAGGCTCTGGAGATAGGCAGATAG
- a CDS encoding putative Flagellar basal body rod protein FlgB (Evidence 3 : Putative function from multiple computational evidences), which yields MSNGGLFDGTIQKLCHALDLRSIRHNMIVSNLANMDIPAYKPFDLVIREEMGKDRGEALPLLQSQPGHMALAGAGHSSLQLAPAAMAMFTEDSAAPALDREQALAALAQNGLVYNATAQIVARKFDGLRNVVEGGRE from the coding sequence ATGTCAAACGGCGGTCTGTTTGATGGAACGATCCAGAAGTTGTGTCATGCATTGGACCTACGTTCCATACGGCACAATATGATTGTCTCCAATTTGGCCAATATGGACATTCCGGCATATAAGCCTTTTGATCTGGTCATTCGTGAGGAGATGGGCAAGGACCGTGGAGAGGCTTTGCCGCTGCTGCAGTCGCAACCCGGACACATGGCATTGGCAGGGGCGGGCCATTCAAGCTTGCAGCTTGCACCAGCGGCGATGGCGATGTTTACGGAAGACTCCGCTGCGCCTGCACTGGACCGGGAGCAGGCATTGGCGGCTTTGGCACAGAATGGTCTGGTCTACAACGCAACGGCCCAGATTGTCGCCCGCAAGTTCGATGGTCTGCGTAACGTCGTTGAAGGAGGAAGGGAGTAA
- a CDS encoding hypothetical protein (Evidence 5 : Unknown function): MVFLANLGVNLHVCLCGDLLVLFAQVIDFLNLSRLGLSRRGGLSTRSE, encoded by the coding sequence ATGGTCTTTTTGGCCAATCTCGGCGTCAATCTGCACGTTTGCTTGTGCGGCGACCTGTTGGTCCTATTCGCACAAGTGATTGATTTTCTTAACCTTAGCAGGCTGGGCCTATCCCGAAGGGGTGGCCTGAGCACGCGAAGCGAGTGA
- the zraR gene encoding Transcriptional regulatory protein ZraR, whose translation MDHFQILFVDDEPDIREIAHKYMTFHGYKIRVAESGDVALERLRMERFPVVFTDLFMPGMDGLTLLKIIKDEWPATDVVVLTGYGSIKSAIEATKLGCYDYLQKPMKLERLKLLVDQIAERWKKTEPDNLLEVDGDYGSFDGVVGKSPRMQEIFALISKISSNGPTVLIHGESGTGKELIARVIWRKSSRQDKPFVPVNCGAIPEGLAESELFGHVNGAFTGTVRDTKGLFEAADGGTLFLDEITEISSCMQVKLLRALQEKCIRRVGESKELSVDVRVIAATNRDPLVSLQEGRLREDLYYRLNVVPIMLPPLRERKEDVEGLARHFLKRLERMNKKNGPISITTQALDALRRYHWPGNVRELENVIERAFLLCSDHLIRLCDLPSNIVAMPQNSSSQNLKLRTHEANLIEKALSEAGSNKSTAADLLGINLSTLYRKMKKYDIPL comes from the coding sequence ATGGACCATTTTCAAATTCTTTTCGTCGATGATGAACCCGATATAAGAGAAATTGCTCATAAATATATGACCTTCCATGGGTATAAGATCCGAGTCGCCGAAAGCGGTGATGTGGCTCTCGAACGCCTGCGTATGGAGCGGTTTCCGGTCGTATTTACGGATTTATTCATGCCCGGAATGGATGGATTGACTCTCCTGAAGATCATCAAAGATGAATGGCCGGCCACGGATGTGGTTGTTTTGACGGGATATGGCAGTATCAAGTCAGCTATTGAAGCGACGAAGCTCGGATGTTATGACTACCTGCAAAAACCGATGAAACTAGAGCGCTTGAAGCTTTTGGTGGACCAGATCGCAGAACGCTGGAAAAAGACCGAGCCCGATAATTTGCTCGAGGTGGATGGAGATTACGGCAGCTTTGACGGGGTGGTGGGCAAGAGTCCGCGGATGCAGGAGATATTCGCCCTTATTTCCAAAATCAGCTCGAACGGTCCTACGGTATTGATCCATGGCGAGAGCGGTACGGGCAAAGAGTTGATTGCCAGAGTAATCTGGCGAAAAAGCTCGCGGCAGGATAAACCTTTCGTGCCGGTCAATTGCGGGGCGATTCCTGAAGGGTTGGCCGAAAGTGAACTCTTCGGTCATGTGAACGGTGCTTTCACTGGAACGGTACGGGATACCAAAGGGTTGTTCGAGGCGGCTGACGGAGGAACACTCTTTCTGGATGAGATCACTGAAATTTCTTCTTGCATGCAAGTCAAGCTGTTGCGTGCTCTGCAGGAAAAGTGTATCCGGCGTGTAGGGGAGTCTAAAGAGTTGTCGGTTGATGTCAGAGTCATCGCCGCCACCAATCGTGATCCGTTGGTCAGTCTCCAAGAGGGCCGCTTGAGGGAGGATCTTTACTACCGGCTGAATGTCGTGCCGATTATGTTGCCGCCTTTGCGAGAGCGCAAAGAGGATGTTGAAGGGCTTGCTCGACATTTTTTGAAGCGACTGGAGCGGATGAATAAAAAAAACGGGCCGATTAGCATCACCACCCAAGCGCTTGATGCCCTTCGTCGATACCATTGGCCCGGCAATGTTCGAGAGCTTGAGAATGTCATAGAGAGGGCCTTTTTATTATGTTCGGATCATTTGATCCGATTGTGTGATCTTCCTTCCAATATCGTTGCGATGCCACAAAACAGTTCCAGCCAAAATTTAAAACTCAGAACGCATGAAGCGAACCTGATCGAGAAGGCTCTGTCCGAGGCCGGCAGCAATAAAAGCACTGCCGCAGATCTGCTCGGGATCAACCTGAGCACGCTTTACCGGAAGATGAAAAAATACGATATCCCTCTCTGA